The Pseudomonas orientalis genome contains a region encoding:
- a CDS encoding ureidoglycolate lyase: MRTLMIEPLTKEAFAPFGDVIETDGSDHFMINNGSTMRFHKLATVETAQPEDHAIISIFRADAQDMPLTVCMLERHPLGSQAFIPLLGNPFLIVVAPLGDAPVSGLVRAFVTNGRQGINYHRGVWHHPVLTIEKRDDFLVVDRSGTGNNCDEHFFEEDERLILAPHQ; encoded by the coding sequence ATGCGCACACTGATGATCGAACCCTTGACCAAAGAAGCCTTCGCCCCTTTCGGAGACGTTATCGAAACCGATGGCAGCGATCACTTCATGATCAACAACGGGTCGACCATGCGCTTTCACAAACTGGCGACGGTCGAAACGGCGCAGCCCGAAGACCACGCCATCATCAGCATTTTCCGCGCCGACGCGCAGGATATGCCGCTGACCGTGTGCATGCTGGAGCGACACCCGCTGGGCAGCCAGGCCTTCATTCCGCTGCTCGGCAACCCCTTTCTGATCGTGGTCGCGCCCCTTGGCGATGCACCTGTATCAGGCTTGGTCCGCGCCTTCGTCACCAACGGCAGGCAGGGCATCAATTACCATCGCGGCGTCTGGCACCACCCGGTGCTGACGATCGAAAAGCGGGATGACTTCCTGGTGGTTGATCGCAGTGGCACAGGCAATAACTGCGATGAGCATTTTTTTGAAGAGGATGAGCGGTTGATCCTCGCCCCCCACCAATAA
- the uraH gene encoding hydroxyisourate hydrolase: MGRLTTHVLDAAHGCPGSAIKVELYRVEGAQLELVATAITNSDGRCDAPLLQGDDYRSGVYQLQFNAGDYYRARGVQLPEPAFLDVVVLRFGISAEQDHYHVPLLISPYSYSTYRGS; encoded by the coding sequence ATGGGACGTTTGACTACACACGTTTTGGACGCCGCGCACGGCTGCCCCGGCAGCGCCATCAAGGTTGAGCTGTATCGCGTCGAAGGCGCGCAGCTGGAACTGGTTGCCACCGCCATCACCAACAGCGATGGCCGTTGCGACGCGCCGCTGCTGCAAGGTGACGACTACCGCAGTGGCGTGTACCAGCTGCAGTTCAACGCTGGTGATTACTACCGTGCCCGCGGTGTGCAGTTGCCCGAGCCGGCTTTTCTGGACGTCGTGGTACTGCGCTTTGGCATCAGTGCCGAACAGGATCATTACCATGTGCCCCTGCTGATTTCGCCTTACAGCTACTCCACTTATCGCGGTAGCTGA
- a CDS encoding urate hydroxylase PuuD, which translates to MEAHLLEWLNLSVRWVHMITGVAWIGASFYFVWLENNLNRVNPKSGLAGDLWAIHGGGIYHLEKYKLAPPTMPDNLHWFKWEAYFTWMSGVALLCVVFYWNPTLYLLAPGSALSGTEGVLLGIGSLFAGWFIYSFLCDSALGKRPALLGLILFVLLIAAAYGFSKVFSGRGAYLHVGAVIGTIMVGNVFRIIMPAQRALVAAIAENRTPDPALPAKGLLRSRHNNYFTLPVLFIMISNHFPSTYGSQYNWLILAGIAVAAVLVRHYFNTRHNSQKYAWTLPVGALAMISLAYVTGPKPAEPIAKAPAAIEYQPLPETALGGGLKPAAPAAPAAEPAPAQAGTDFGQVHHVIEQRCTVCHSAKPTSPLFSTAPAGVMFDTPEQIQQQAARIQAQAVASQIMPLGNITQMTQQERDLIGTWINQGARTN; encoded by the coding sequence GTGGAAGCACATCTGTTGGAATGGCTGAACCTGAGCGTGCGCTGGGTTCACATGATCACTGGCGTCGCCTGGATCGGCGCTTCGTTCTACTTCGTCTGGCTGGAAAACAACCTCAACCGCGTCAACCCCAAGAGCGGCCTGGCCGGTGACTTGTGGGCGATCCACGGTGGCGGTATCTACCACCTGGAAAAGTACAAACTGGCCCCGCCGACCATGCCGGACAACCTGCACTGGTTTAAATGGGAAGCCTATTTCACCTGGATGTCGGGCGTTGCGCTGCTGTGCGTGGTGTTCTATTGGAACCCGACGCTGTACCTGCTGGCCCCCGGCAGCGCATTGAGCGGCACCGAAGGCGTGTTGCTGGGCATCGGCTCGCTGTTCGCCGGCTGGTTCATCTATTCCTTTCTCTGCGACTCAGCCCTGGGCAAGCGCCCTGCCCTGCTCGGCCTGATCCTGTTCGTGCTGCTGATCGCGGCGGCCTACGGCTTCAGTAAGGTGTTCAGCGGTCGTGGCGCCTACCTGCACGTGGGCGCGGTGATCGGTACGATCATGGTGGGTAACGTGTTCCGTATCATCATGCCCGCCCAGCGCGCCCTGGTGGCGGCCATTGCCGAGAACCGCACGCCGGACCCGGCACTGCCGGCCAAAGGCTTGCTGCGTTCGCGCCACAACAACTACTTCACCCTGCCGGTGCTGTTCATCATGATCAGCAACCACTTCCCGAGCACCTACGGCAGCCAATACAACTGGCTGATCCTCGCCGGGATTGCGGTGGCGGCGGTGCTGGTGCGGCACTACTTCAACACCCGGCACAACAGCCAGAAGTATGCCTGGACCTTGCCGGTGGGCGCGCTGGCGATGATCAGCCTGGCCTATGTGACCGGGCCCAAGCCGGCTGAACCGATCGCCAAGGCACCGGCTGCCATCGAGTACCAACCCCTGCCGGAAACCGCCTTGGGCGGTGGCTTGAAACCGGCCGCGCCCGCCGCACCGGCCGCTGAACCGGCACCGGCCCAGGCCGGCACCGACTTCGGCCAGGTGCACCACGTGATCGAGCAACGCTGCACGGTGTGCCACTCGGCCAAACCCACCAGCCCGTTGTTCAGCACGGCACCGGCGGGCGTGATGTTCGACACACCTGAGCAGATCCAGCAGCAGGCTGCACGCATTCAGGCGCAGGCCGTGGCGAGCCAGATCATGCCGTTGGGCAACATTACTCAAATGACCCAACAGGAACGGGATCTGATCGGCACCTGGATCAATCAAGGAGCCCGCACCAACTAA
- a CDS encoding dermonecrotic toxin domain-containing protein, producing MTSFPEHPGAAPSSNDSLDVADDESVVLRETELRSMRHQLKGLINTYAHPSRLINQLDLVDSRCSESANALKKLLGRSPKVLKVVRSQLRKAFEIDPDSLLFTEIKQLHAPQKVDSLTDRAMLLLARPSVPININQFTTLSVKGESGRRLPYTPLEALRRVIALGLLERLGRAVSDYWGALEYGSWLTRRERWVALYQVLFADRAYIARQLDEISRAGLALVQAVIDAPTAEARQRAGGEWANVRVGQLMWPGTPAVAIPAALHFYREGDPSDAPHVVYLPGVARNFYEYPSFVALQCGLLALDKSFLNDLWQCLPLSRRHVLCRPAELAPVSGVVRGLELMEDALALGAQALLDGQWSNELACAVMINHDHVPAAKRPRPLEAAAVLARVEGNRQQLIGSARLGFLREQLLKWDQQRRHTEIIFGSAAPGLARYTLKHQVKRYEKGLVALLDPDDLSKDTPAYQEFVSLVSELKTHGQTLDRLVQGAQQRLFDVAFWAERPGGEGTFRRGTLFMNAQIEALRCEVQLQHRLKRLSRAHRDLIIEVIEQPLPSKRPDSQTQVLSVAIGNDPDAFYPLHNMWVVTTAPAVRVPLRQLPVVLCGFGMEGGVKGFSGLDALTQSLKASLSSRDGSLLWGYVERDKRNDLRAHAQRETLAVRYLPVNGKPAMASIKKLLGCYDRLYNSTEDITRLFSEVKDAEMSRALLIVKLQEQLKVPLSDAQSVAQANVELLRQVALQAKKLPVWLERASQYLRKKFRRSQRLHLSSAFAFKTRLEHQLPDLETFARRALTARLRLDGIPAQFDIDQPFIDIPDDVQGSYCGWTSGCTVGDRNIKLTPTLTRTTYSVLQLTLHNLDPLAPWTQWRLNHARFLQPQWKEQLNAAYLIRTMASLDIGGQYDSLINQVFYPPGDKRHTLSVGRIPELLNRTLHAGSEHHLLLAKQQGLTETAQSIFNTAMAARTPPDLLKNQYELQLHVLHLVGHTMQHDRYIAGIVVVRDQRSGHCVVYWPDAPPALVLTEYSSLKQAHAELNRIGAQPENTKVLASQVAPGWAFQAITHHPGKVNTLGAATFVADFIPVFVMVKGIWQGIQFVRSFSIKHLEPTALPDEIEKVTLEQIASKPQDWLAIVATSHSNALGLLYDANVLECKRRVQAASNSGKALDEYRSRRLGEQSETTRRRLVAFFSPLFGMFNDFYELLLVARRYHRFGNAHDAIDVGFMSAFLVIDLLMNFIPGPKMRGGAVVGVKRAAPSVLLGRIHRLRMTVLGGLSRSKPPPLTQLKVFDRFKVKTIPEGAVALKGPGEKGVYVKNGALFVADDTHHYPVYRRDNERSLRLKNKQVPGENELILDIHEGREWLLGADAPQPVAGSSSAALQPWPAAGPSWRPATARTVTENAIVQSSAMGDSWFSWRISPELDAGLVSAAPGVFYVGVDARRGAHYVLRVAPLYTHVRDPSNVYYRLLPRGDQAPLTGIVFITKDWAPVSAARVDIGRWTTTDIAEQPLPASYNTLTNQWRFHAPLFDRPLEQHIGTAFPTMTVNSRRFTAQRLIELSGSTRQVTATHLLNVRSTLDTWLTSTQGKIGQTDDLLRMLRPTEKPYTRIHIGYEGEAPGFTRVDFQVSGLDPSLLFGGRSVAVERSTAQRAAIKSVLEQQGFHVREVKVKHGRAMDDLIATHPNSNQLYYVSPSWVEEGSMQINTRLSDLWFNDALSKQSNALSLEGVKLALDEGRLVRIVAGIQWPTKRALSPTVYFVKVSPSPR from the coding sequence ATGACCTCGTTTCCTGAACACCCGGGTGCCGCGCCCTCTTCCAATGACTCGCTCGACGTTGCCGATGATGAATCGGTAGTTCTTCGTGAAACCGAGTTGCGGTCAATGCGCCACCAGCTAAAAGGGCTGATTAACACCTATGCTCATCCCAGCCGCCTGATCAATCAGCTTGATCTTGTTGACTCGCGATGCAGCGAGTCGGCAAACGCTCTCAAAAAGCTGCTGGGGCGCTCGCCAAAAGTCCTGAAAGTGGTCCGCAGCCAACTGCGCAAAGCGTTTGAAATTGACCCGGACAGCCTATTGTTCACCGAGATTAAGCAACTGCACGCGCCCCAGAAAGTCGACAGCTTGACCGATCGGGCAATGTTGTTGCTGGCTCGCCCCTCGGTACCTATCAATATCAATCAATTCACCACCCTCAGCGTCAAGGGAGAGTCTGGTCGCCGATTGCCCTATACACCCTTGGAAGCCCTGCGCAGAGTCATTGCGCTGGGGTTGCTTGAACGCTTGGGCCGCGCAGTAAGCGACTATTGGGGCGCTCTGGAGTACGGCTCGTGGCTTACGCGCCGGGAACGTTGGGTAGCGTTGTACCAGGTGCTCTTTGCTGACCGGGCCTATATCGCACGGCAACTGGACGAAATATCACGTGCGGGATTGGCTTTGGTACAAGCCGTGATCGATGCTCCGACCGCTGAAGCAAGGCAGCGCGCCGGCGGGGAGTGGGCCAATGTGCGAGTGGGGCAGTTGATGTGGCCGGGTACGCCTGCGGTGGCTATCCCCGCAGCCTTGCATTTCTATCGTGAGGGAGACCCCAGCGACGCGCCTCATGTCGTCTACCTACCCGGTGTGGCGCGAAATTTCTACGAGTACCCCTCTTTCGTCGCGCTTCAGTGCGGCTTGTTGGCGCTGGACAAGTCTTTCCTTAACGACCTCTGGCAGTGCTTGCCATTAAGTCGCCGCCATGTGTTGTGTCGGCCCGCAGAGTTGGCCCCGGTGTCCGGTGTCGTTCGCGGCCTGGAACTCATGGAGGATGCGCTGGCGCTTGGCGCGCAGGCGTTGCTGGACGGGCAATGGAGCAATGAATTGGCCTGTGCCGTGATGATCAATCACGACCATGTGCCTGCAGCAAAGCGGCCTCGGCCTTTGGAGGCAGCAGCTGTACTCGCACGTGTGGAGGGTAACAGGCAGCAGCTTATCGGCAGTGCTCGACTTGGCTTCCTTCGTGAGCAGTTGCTCAAATGGGACCAGCAACGACGACACACCGAAATAATCTTTGGCAGTGCTGCGCCAGGCTTGGCCCGGTACACCCTGAAGCATCAGGTCAAACGTTACGAAAAAGGATTGGTCGCGTTGCTGGATCCGGATGATCTGAGCAAGGATACGCCCGCGTATCAGGAATTTGTTTCTCTGGTGTCTGAGCTCAAGACCCATGGCCAAACGTTGGATAGGTTGGTGCAGGGTGCGCAGCAACGGCTGTTCGATGTGGCGTTTTGGGCTGAGCGCCCTGGTGGGGAGGGTACGTTCAGGCGGGGCACGTTATTCATGAACGCCCAAATCGAGGCGCTACGCTGTGAGGTTCAGTTGCAGCATCGACTCAAGCGCCTGAGCCGCGCGCATCGAGATCTGATCATCGAAGTCATTGAGCAGCCTTTGCCGTCCAAACGCCCCGACAGTCAAACCCAAGTGCTGTCGGTTGCGATTGGCAACGATCCGGATGCCTTCTACCCACTCCATAACATGTGGGTGGTGACCACAGCCCCGGCGGTGCGAGTGCCGTTGCGTCAGCTCCCGGTGGTTCTATGCGGTTTCGGAATGGAGGGCGGGGTTAAGGGCTTTTCCGGGCTGGACGCTCTGACCCAAAGCCTCAAGGCGAGCCTTAGCAGTCGGGATGGCTCCCTGTTGTGGGGCTATGTCGAGCGCGACAAGCGTAACGACTTGCGCGCACATGCGCAGCGTGAAACGTTGGCTGTGCGCTACCTTCCGGTCAATGGCAAGCCTGCAATGGCTTCGATCAAGAAATTGCTTGGATGCTACGATCGCTTGTACAACAGCACCGAAGACATCACGCGTTTATTCAGCGAAGTGAAGGATGCCGAGATGAGCCGCGCCTTGCTGATAGTTAAGCTGCAAGAGCAGCTTAAGGTTCCTCTCAGCGATGCCCAGAGTGTTGCTCAGGCCAATGTCGAGCTGTTACGGCAAGTCGCACTGCAAGCAAAAAAACTGCCCGTATGGCTTGAGCGCGCCTCGCAATACCTGCGTAAAAAATTCAGGCGTTCGCAGCGCCTTCACCTGAGCAGCGCCTTTGCATTCAAGACCAGGCTTGAACACCAACTGCCCGATCTGGAAACCTTCGCTCGTCGAGCCTTGACCGCTCGACTGCGGTTGGACGGCATACCTGCGCAGTTCGATATCGACCAGCCGTTCATCGATATCCCCGATGATGTTCAGGGCAGTTACTGTGGATGGACAAGTGGCTGTACCGTAGGTGATCGCAACATAAAATTAACCCCGACGCTTACGCGCACCACTTACAGTGTGTTGCAACTGACGCTGCATAACCTGGACCCGCTGGCGCCCTGGACACAGTGGCGACTCAATCATGCCCGGTTTTTGCAACCGCAATGGAAAGAACAACTGAATGCTGCTTACTTGATCCGTACGATGGCCTCGCTGGATATCGGCGGCCAGTATGACTCGTTGATCAACCAGGTTTTTTACCCGCCTGGCGATAAACGCCACACGCTTAGCGTAGGGCGTATTCCTGAGTTATTGAACCGCACGTTGCACGCCGGTTCTGAGCATCATCTGTTGTTGGCAAAGCAGCAGGGGCTGACGGAGACTGCGCAAAGCATTTTCAACACCGCGATGGCAGCACGCACGCCGCCGGACTTGTTGAAAAACCAGTATGAGTTGCAACTCCATGTGCTTCACCTGGTGGGACACACGATGCAGCATGACCGCTATATCGCAGGGATAGTGGTAGTGCGGGACCAGCGTTCGGGGCATTGCGTTGTCTATTGGCCAGACGCTCCGCCCGCGCTGGTCCTCACCGAGTACAGCAGCCTGAAACAAGCCCATGCTGAACTGAACCGTATTGGCGCGCAGCCTGAAAACACCAAGGTACTGGCTAGCCAGGTCGCACCCGGCTGGGCATTTCAGGCTATAACCCATCATCCGGGTAAGGTTAATACGCTCGGCGCTGCCACCTTTGTGGCTGATTTCATACCGGTTTTTGTCATGGTCAAAGGGATATGGCAGGGCATCCAGTTTGTTCGCTCCTTCAGTATCAAGCACCTGGAACCCACGGCGTTACCGGATGAGATTGAAAAGGTAACCCTTGAGCAGATTGCCAGTAAACCGCAGGATTGGCTGGCTATTGTCGCCACGTCCCACAGCAACGCTCTGGGATTGTTGTATGACGCAAATGTGCTGGAGTGCAAGCGTCGGGTCCAGGCTGCCAGTAATTCCGGCAAGGCATTGGATGAGTATCGCAGCCGTCGCCTGGGTGAGCAGAGCGAAACCACTAGGCGCCGACTGGTTGCCTTTTTTTCTCCGCTCTTCGGGATGTTCAATGATTTCTACGAGCTGCTGCTAGTGGCGCGGCGCTATCACCGTTTTGGCAATGCCCACGATGCAATTGACGTGGGCTTTATGAGTGCATTTCTGGTGATTGATCTGTTAATGAACTTTATACCCGGTCCCAAGATGCGTGGCGGTGCCGTAGTCGGCGTGAAGCGCGCTGCACCCAGCGTGTTACTGGGGCGAATACACCGTTTGCGCATGACCGTGCTCGGTGGGCTTTCCCGCTCGAAACCGCCCCCTCTGACTCAACTCAAAGTCTTCGATCGGTTTAAAGTCAAAACGATTCCCGAGGGCGCCGTGGCGTTGAAAGGGCCGGGTGAAAAAGGTGTCTATGTAAAAAATGGCGCGCTGTTCGTAGCGGATGACACCCACCATTATCCGGTTTACCGGCGCGACAATGAGCGGTCGTTGCGCCTGAAAAATAAACAGGTGCCGGGGGAGAATGAACTGATTCTAGACATCCATGAGGGCAGGGAATGGCTCCTCGGCGCTGACGCCCCTCAACCGGTGGCGGGGAGCAGTTCGGCAGCCCTTCAACCGTGGCCTGCAGCCGGGCCGAGCTGGCGGCCAGCCACTGCGCGCACGGTGACTGAAAACGCTATTGTTCAGTCGTCTGCAATGGGGGACAGCTGGTTCAGTTGGCGTATTTCACCTGAGTTGGACGCGGGTCTGGTTTCTGCGGCACCTGGGGTGTTTTACGTTGGGGTGGATGCCCGCAGGGGGGCTCACTATGTTCTCAGGGTGGCGCCTCTTTATACCCACGTGAGGGACCCTTCGAACGTTTATTACAGGTTGCTTCCCCGAGGTGATCAGGCGCCGTTGACGGGTATCGTGTTTATCACCAAGGACTGGGCGCCGGTTTCAGCCGCACGGGTTGATATTGGGCGTTGGACAACCACTGACATCGCGGAACAACCCCTCCCGGCGTCCTATAACACCCTTACGAACCAATGGCGGTTCCATGCGCCCTTGTTTGACAGGCCGTTGGAGCAGCATATCGGTACGGCATTCCCTACCATGACCGTCAATAGCCGAAGGTTCACCGCCCAAAGGCTGATTGAGTTGTCTGGCTCTACGCGCCAGGTAACGGCCACTCACTTGCTCAATGTGCGTTCGACACTGGACACGTGGTTAACCTCGACCCAGGGGAAGATTGGCCAGACAGATGATTTATTGCGAATGTTGCGGCCCACTGAAAAGCCGTACACCAGGATACACATCGGTTACGAAGGAGAAGCGCCTGGTTTCACCCGTGTTGATTTTCAGGTGTCTGGATTAGACCCTTCGCTTTTATTCGGTGGCCGGTCGGTCGCGGTTGAGCGAAGCACTGCCCAACGCGCGGCAATCAAGAGCGTATTGGAACAGCAGGGTTTCCATGTCCGCGAAGTGAAAGTGAAGCACGGTAGGGCAATGGATGATCTGATCGCGACTCATCCCAACTCAAACCAGCTGTACTACGTGTCACCCAGTTGGGTGGAGGAGGGCAGTATGCAGATAAATACCCGACTCTCGGATCTCTGGTTTAACGACGCACTCAGCAAACAGTCCAATGCGCTTTCATTGGAGGGCGTCAAGCTCGCGCTGGACGAAGGGCGCCTGGTTCGGATCGTGGCAGGCATTCAATGGCCGACCAAGAGGGCGCTTTCTCCCACCGTCTATTTCGTCAAAGTGAGCCCCTCGCCCCGATAA
- the uraD gene encoding 2-oxo-4-hydroxy-4-carboxy-5-ureidoimidazoline decarboxylase — protein MTTFQTLTPSTLSRDAFVQAFADIYEHSPWVAEKAYDLGQDASIDQIETLHQRMSDILLSADHQSQLALINAHPDLAGRAAVQGQLTQASTDEQAGAGIHQCTAEEFSRFTELNEAYKAKFKFPFIMAVKGSNRHQILAAFETRIHNSADAEFKCALDEINKIALFRLLTL, from the coding sequence ATGACCACGTTTCAGACACTGACGCCCTCGACCCTGAGCCGTGACGCCTTCGTCCAGGCCTTCGCCGATATCTACGAACACTCGCCATGGGTCGCCGAAAAGGCCTACGACCTGGGCCAGGATGCGTCGATCGACCAGATCGAAACCCTGCACCAGCGCATGAGCGATATCCTGTTGAGCGCTGATCATCAAAGCCAGTTGGCCCTGATCAACGCTCACCCGGACCTGGCAGGCCGCGCCGCCGTCCAGGGCCAACTGACCCAAGCCAGCACCGATGAACAAGCCGGCGCGGGTATTCACCAATGCACGGCCGAAGAGTTCTCGCGCTTCACCGAGCTGAACGAGGCCTACAAGGCCAAGTTCAAGTTTCCCTTCATCATGGCGGTAAAAGGCAGCAACCGGCACCAGATCCTCGCCGCGTTCGAAACGCGCATCCACAACTCCGCCGACGCCGAGTTCAAGTGCGCGCTGGACGAGATCAACAAGATCGCGCTGTTCCGCTTACTGACCCTCTAA
- the alc gene encoding allantoicase: MKAQPVPFEKFVNLADARLGTKIISVTDDWFADANRLFQPTPAVWKEGVFDDNGKWMDGWESRRKRFEGYDSAVIRLGVPGSIKGVDIDTSFFTGNYPPSASLEACFLVSGEPDENTQWVEVLSAVELQGNSHHYHEINHAQAFSHLRFNIYPDGGVARLRVYGVPFRDWSAVGDNEQVDLAAALNGGRALACSDEHFGRMSNILNPGRGINMGDGWETARRRTPGNDWVIVALGHPGEIEKIIVDTLHFKGNYPDTCSIQGAFVKGGTDSQIETQSLFWRELLPAQKLEMHAEHTFAEQLKALGPITHIRLNVFPDGGVSRLRVLGKVSK, from the coding sequence ATGAAAGCGCAACCCGTACCTTTCGAGAAGTTCGTCAACCTCGCCGACGCCCGCCTGGGCACCAAAATCATCTCCGTGACCGATGACTGGTTCGCCGACGCCAACCGCCTGTTCCAGCCGACTCCGGCTGTGTGGAAGGAGGGCGTTTTCGATGATAACGGCAAGTGGATGGACGGCTGGGAGTCGCGCCGCAAGCGCTTCGAAGGCTACGACAGCGCGGTGATCCGCCTCGGCGTACCGGGTTCGATCAAAGGCGTGGACATCGACACTTCATTCTTCACCGGCAACTATCCACCATCGGCGTCCCTGGAAGCCTGCTTCCTGGTTTCGGGCGAGCCTGACGAGAACACCCAATGGGTGGAAGTGCTGTCGGCCGTCGAACTGCAAGGCAACAGCCATCACTACCACGAGATCAACCACGCGCAGGCGTTCAGCCACCTGCGCTTCAACATCTACCCGGATGGCGGCGTGGCCCGTCTGCGCGTGTACGGCGTGCCGTTCCGCGACTGGTCCGCCGTGGGCGACAACGAACAGGTCGACCTGGCTGCTGCCTTGAACGGTGGCCGCGCGCTGGCCTGCTCCGATGAACACTTCGGGCGCATGAGCAACATCCTCAACCCGGGCCGTGGCATCAACATGGGCGACGGCTGGGAAACCGCGCGTCGGCGTACGCCAGGTAACGACTGGGTGATCGTCGCGCTGGGGCACCCCGGCGAAATCGAAAAAATCATCGTCGACACCCTGCACTTCAAGGGCAACTACCCGGACACTTGCTCGATCCAGGGCGCGTTCGTCAAAGGCGGCACCGACAGCCAGATCGAGACCCAATCGCTGTTCTGGCGCGAACTGCTGCCGGCGCAGAAGCTGGAAATGCACGCCGAACACACCTTCGCCGAGCAGCTCAAGGCGCTGGGGCCGATTACCCACATCCGCCTGAATGTGTTCCCGGATGGCGGTGTGAGCCGCCTGCGCGTCCTGGGCAAAGTATCGAAGTAA
- the puuE gene encoding allantoinase PuuE yields MSADYPRDLIGYGSNPPHPHWPGKARIALSFVLNYEEGGERNILHGDKESEAFLSEMVSAQPLQGARNMSMESLYEYGSRAGVWRILKLFKEFDIPLTIFAVAMAAQRHPDVIRAMVAAGHEICSHGYRWIDYQYMDEAQEREHMLEAIRILTELTGERPLGWYTGRTGPNTRRLVMEEGGFLYDCDTYDDDLPYWEPNTPTGKPHLVIPYTLDTNDMRFTQVQGFNKGDDFFEYLKDAFDVLYSEGAEAPKMLSIGLHCRLIGRPARLASLKRFIEYAKSHEQVWFTRRVDIARHWHATHPFTGAAK; encoded by the coding sequence GTGAGCGCTGACTACCCACGCGACCTGATCGGTTACGGCAGTAACCCTCCTCACCCCCACTGGCCGGGCAAGGCACGCATCGCGCTGTCGTTCGTACTCAACTACGAAGAAGGCGGCGAGCGCAATATCCTGCATGGCGACAAAGAGTCCGAAGCCTTTCTTTCGGAAATGGTCTCGGCCCAGCCGCTGCAAGGCGCGCGCAACATGAGCATGGAGTCGCTGTACGAATACGGCAGCCGTGCCGGGGTGTGGCGCATCCTCAAGCTGTTCAAGGAATTCGATATTCCGCTGACCATTTTTGCCGTGGCCATGGCCGCCCAGCGCCATCCGGATGTGATCCGCGCCATGGTCGCCGCCGGCCACGAGATCTGCAGCCACGGCTACCGCTGGATCGACTACCAGTACATGGACGAGGCCCAGGAACGCGAGCATATGCTTGAAGCGATCCGCATCCTCACCGAACTGACCGGTGAGCGCCCGCTGGGCTGGTACACCGGGCGCACCGGCCCCAATACCCGGCGCCTGGTGATGGAGGAAGGCGGCTTCCTGTACGACTGCGACACCTACGACGACGACCTGCCCTACTGGGAACCCAACACGCCAACCGGCAAGCCGCACCTGGTGATCCCTTACACCCTGGACACCAACGATATGCGCTTCACCCAGGTGCAGGGTTTCAACAAGGGCGATGACTTTTTCGAGTACCTCAAGGACGCCTTCGACGTGCTGTATTCCGAAGGCGCCGAGGCGCCGAAAATGTTGTCCATCGGCCTGCACTGCCGCCTGATCGGTCGCCCGGCGCGCCTGGCGTCGCTCAAGCGCTTTATCGAATACGCCAAAAGCCATGAACAGGTGTGGTTCACCCGCCGCGTCGACATCGCCCGTCACTGGCACGCAACCCACCCGTTCACGGGAGCCGCCAAATGA